A stretch of the Candidatus Paceibacterota bacterium genome encodes the following:
- a CDS encoding site-2 protease family protein codes for MIEVLFSIIILIFSVVIHEVSHGLMADRLGDPTARLAGRLTLNPINHLDWFGSIILPLLTYNLGGFIIGWAKPVPYNPYNLKGRFSEAWVAIAGPISNLVLAVIFGLVVRFAPVWGLPGSLVQISAAITLINVMLAIFNLVPIPPLDGSKILFSLIPYRFSEVRVWLEKYSLVLVMVFVFFIWQLIIPVVGLIFRLITGL; via the coding sequence ATGATTGAGGTCCTTTTTTCTATCATCATTCTAATATTTTCCGTAGTCATTCATGAAGTTTCTCATGGACTGATGGCTGACCGATTGGGCGACCCGACCGCGCGTCTGGCCGGCCGCCTGACTCTAAATCCGATTAACCATTTGGACTGGTTTGGCTCGATTATTCTCCCTCTTTTGACCTACAACCTCGGCGGTTTCATCATCGGCTGGGCCAAACCGGTTCCGTATAACCCTTATAATCTGAAGGGTCGCTTTAGTGAGGCCTGGGTTGCTATCGCCGGTCCAATTTCAAACCTGGTGCTGGCAGTGATTTTCGGTTTAGTGGTTCGTTTCGCACCGGTCTGGGGTTTGCCAGGTTCGCTTGTCCAGATTTCTGCTGCGATTACACTAATCAATGTGATGTTGGCGATTTTCAATTTGGTGCCAATTCCGCCCCTCGACGGTTCCAAGATTTTATTTAGCTTGATTCCTTATCGGTTTAGCGAAGTTAGAGTCTGGTTGGAAAAATACAGTTTGGTTTTGGTGATGGTTTTCGTCTTTTTCATCTGGCAGCTAATAATCCCGGTTGTCGGTCTGATTTTTCGCTTAATCACGGGTCTTTGA
- a CDS encoding bL28 family ribosomal protein, giving the protein MKICPVTKRGSRMAGGYSNRTRATQFNPTGKVRKQVNLQKKTIYIPELKKSIRLTLSTRALKTIQKNGAFQTLRKAGLV; this is encoded by the coding sequence ATGAAAATCTGCCCAGTTACAAAAAGAGGCTCGAGAATGGCCGGTGGCTACTCAAACCGCACTCGTGCCACCCAATTCAACCCGACCGGAAAAGTTCGGAAGCAAGTTAACCTGCAAAAAAAGACCATCTACATTCCGGAGCTTAAGAAATCAATCCGCCTTACCCTCTCCACCCGCGCTTTGAAAACTATCCAGAAAAACGGCGCTTTCCAGACTCTCCGCAAAGCCGGCTTAGTCTAA